The proteins below come from a single Myxococcales bacterium genomic window:
- the serB gene encoding phosphoserine phosphatase SerB — protein sequence MTGYQLIAVADRPIDLATARALEAAAGSVAQLDPFTIDQQHGLVLTCRASAADRAGAVALRHAVATAVAAPGLDLAVRVLPVVAPALVVMDMDSTILAIEVIDELARRHGVGDQVAAVTERAMRGELDFEASLRSRVRALAGLSAHALDELAAHLPLSPGLVAMMAALRADGAVFAIASGGFTFAADALAAQLGFAHAFANTLEIRAGELTGEVLGPVVTAARKALVVAELTARYQLTPAQTVAIGDGANDRPMLAQAGFGVAYRAKPALTAVADGAIVHGDLARVRAFVRA from the coding sequence GTGACCGGGTACCAGCTCATCGCCGTCGCCGACCGGCCCATCGATCTCGCCACCGCGCGCGCGCTCGAGGCCGCGGCCGGGTCGGTCGCGCAGCTCGATCCGTTCACGATCGATCAGCAGCACGGGCTCGTGCTGACCTGCCGCGCCTCAGCGGCCGATCGCGCTGGCGCGGTGGCGCTGCGCCACGCGGTCGCCACCGCGGTCGCCGCGCCCGGCCTCGACCTCGCGGTGCGCGTGCTGCCGGTCGTGGCGCCGGCGCTGGTCGTGATGGACATGGACTCGACGATCCTGGCGATCGAGGTGATCGACGAGCTGGCCCGCCGCCACGGCGTCGGCGATCAGGTCGCGGCGGTGACCGAGCGCGCGATGCGCGGCGAGCTCGACTTCGAGGCCAGCCTGCGGTCGCGCGTCCGCGCGCTGGCGGGGCTGTCGGCCCACGCGCTCGACGAGCTGGCCGCGCACCTGCCGCTGTCGCCGGGCCTGGTCGCGATGATGGCCGCGCTGCGGGCCGACGGCGCCGTGTTCGCGATCGCCTCGGGCGGGTTCACGTTCGCCGCCGACGCGCTGGCCGCACAGCTCGGCTTCGCTCACGCGTTCGCGAACACCCTCGAGATCCGCGCGGGCGAGCTCACCGGCGAGGTGCTCGGGCCGGTCGTGACCGCGGCGCGCAAGGCCCTCGTGGTGGCCGAGCTGACCGCGCGCTACCAGCTCACGCCGGCGCAGACCGTCGCCATCGGCGACGGCGCCAACGATCGGCCGATGCTGGCGCAGGCTGGGTTCGGCGTCGCCTACCGCGCCAAGCCGGCGCTGACCGCGGTCGCCGACGGCGCGATCGTCCACGGCGACCTCGCCCGGGTCCGCGCGTTCGTCCGCGCGTGA